From the genome of Solanum stenotomum isolate F172 chromosome 5, ASM1918654v1, whole genome shotgun sequence:
CCATCACCCTAGCTCATGAGATCAGAATTGCCCAATTCCAGTTACGTTACGGAGATCACAACTAATTTCCTCAACCAGTATGAGACTTTTTACAATGAGCAACAGCATCCTCAATTGAACCTTCACTCTCTGAAGTAAAACTACTTCTCTTGGAGAAATTCAACTCATAATTGGAGTTAAAGGAACAATCAAATGATGACCTTgaagaaaaattagttgaagaGAATGACCTTGAAGAACTtccatttcttgatttttgttgCCACTTGAATGACCTTGAAGACACACTTCCAATGTTATTAGTATTTTTCAATGGGATTATTTTCTTGGAAACATTCATGTCTTTACTAGAACAACAATTCCCATTTCTACAAGAAGATTTACTAAACAAAGATTTGAGCTTTTGAGTAATTAAAGAATGTTTAATGAACTTAATCCACACTTTCTTAGGACTTATTTTATGATCATTTGGACTAAGTTCAAAAGATTGTGATGGTGAACTAATGGTGAAATTGATGGTGGAGCTCGTGAGTAGGTTGATCCGTTTGACAGAACCAAGGGGTCTTTCTGTAGAAACCTCCACGCAAAAGCTATCTTCTAAATCTTCAAAGAGTTGTGTTTGaaggattttttggtgaagaGGAAGGAGTCTGCCCCTATAAAAGAGTTCATCAGCAGGGGAAGTTGTGTTATAATTGGTAATTGAAGCCATTTGAAACTCAAATTCTCTGTTTTGAGAGGCAGAGTTTACTTCAATGTCTATGTATTCTTCTTCACCTAAGTGGTTTATTGGTGATGGAAGAGGATTTTTGGCCATTTTAATAGGAAAAAATGTGTGTATTTTTGAAGTTTAGATGGTGTCAAGAGAGATTGGGTGAATATTAGTTTCTTTCACTCCTAAATATATATTGGATACGTGGAAAACAAACGaacaagaaacaacaaataaacaaaagatAAGAACAATAAGATAGGATTTAATTGACTAGTCTTTTAGGAAGTTGAGCTTCATGCCTTTATATTTTTCAAGCACCCCTAAGTCTCCATCGTGGCcaatttataagtttttttgCCGATTTTGAGTGCAAGATTTTGGTGAATCTCGACTTACATTACACCccttaaattttgttttaaaaactaaCCTTTCCCTCTAgcttttaataataaatattttctttctcttatgTTTGTTGAATATTTCGAACTTTTAGATGGATGAAATTAAGTCATGCCCAAAACGGTCTCCAAATGATTAAATGCTCACCTCAATCCCCCTGAAGTGCACGCTGATTTGGGCGAGTTATAATTTCATCCGTTACTTTGACACTCCTAATCATAATGAAGTCCACTTAAATCGTATCGATTTAAGTTGAGCCAATTCGGAAGCTTGTTATGCACAAATATCTTAGGGACATGTAAAACATATTATGAAATAACAAAATGCAGTTTTCTATcgaaaaaataatagtaatcgGAAGCTTGTTAATTGAGTTTTAGGAGGTTTGAAGTAACTTTGGGCTTATTGTGAGCTATGTCAAGTCCATTAAGCTTCAGCCCATCTCTCTCAAGCTTTTACATTGAGTTTTTCCTTTGGAAAACTTGAACAAATCTCAATACGGTAGGaactaattacttagatacatgtTAGTTTACAATATTACAAATTTTATCAACTTTTGGTGTGTTCAGATACATTCAGATTCATGTATCTCGGAATACATGGATTAAAAACTAGGTGTAATTTATTCTAGAAACATTGTATCCAAGTGAATTTGCATGTATCagggatacataacaaatctcgtTCGCCTCCTTCCC
Proteins encoded in this window:
- the LOC125865968 gene encoding probable membrane-associated kinase regulator 3 — encoded protein: MAKNPLPSPINHLGEEEYIDIEVNSASQNREFEFQMASITNYNTTSPADELFYRGRLLPLHQKILQTQLFEDLEDSFCVEVSTERPLGSVKRINLLTSSTINFTISSPSQSFELSPNDHKISPKKVWIKFIKHSLITQKLKSLFSKSSCRNGNCCSSKDMNVSKKIIPLKNTNNIGSVSSRSFKWQQKSRNGSSSRSFSSTNFSSRSSFDCSFNSNYELNFSKRSSFTSESEGSIEDAVAHCKKSHTG